The sequence CTCACCGGCGGTCTGTTGGCGGAGTGGCTCGGCCTGCGCGCGGTTTTCGCGGTCATGGGTGTGCTGGCGTTCAGCATGGTCATCGGATTGTTCTGGGTGACCGACAGTGCGATTGACGCTGCCGAGCGGGATGCGGAGCAGCAGGTGTGAACGCCCTTGGCTCCGCGCCGGAGGTCGGGTCCGTCCGGCGCCTCGGCTGAGGGTCGGTCTGCGCTCAGCGAGTCGGGTCAACGCTGATCGGCCGCTCGAAGAACGACTCCAGGACGACGATGGTCTGGGTGCTGGTGACTCCGTCGATGGCGAAGAGGCGTCTCAGGAGGGCTTGCAGGTCTTCGGTGGTGGCGGTGCGAACCTTCACCAGCACGCTCGCCGTGCCGGCGGTGATGTGTGCCTCCTGGATTTCGGGTATGGCCGCGAGTGCGTCCCGGGTGGCCGCGTCCCCCATCCACTCGTCGGCGCCGAGCATCACGTAGGCGAGCACGCCCCGGCCGACGGCGGCCGGATCGACGTCAACGGTGGTACGCCGGATCACGCCCCGCTCGCGCAGCTTACGTACGCGTTCGTGCGCCGAACCGGCGGACAGGTCAACGGCCGCACCGAGGGTCGCGTAGGACTGGGTCGCGTCGTGCTGTAGGCGGGTAACCAGGACGCGGTCAATATCGTCAAGCATCGAACACCCATCGTGACGGAACAGCGAACGACTTGACCGTACCAGATTCGGAAGGCAGGCTAAGGTGTAGAACAACATCTGGCAAGGAGGCCAATATGCCTGACACTGTCCCTGCTGAGTTTCGACTGCTGGATGAGCGCTTCCGCGATCTCGACGGCGACTTTGTCCTGGAGGTCCTGCACGGAGATGCCCGGAAGTCGGAAGGCCCGGCCTACTTCGCGGCAGGGCGCTACCTGCTCTGGAGCGACATCCCCAACGACCGGCTGCTGCGCTGGGACGAGATCACCGGCGCGGTCGGGGTGTTCCGTCAGCCCTCGGGTTACGCCAACGGCAACACGGTCGACCGGCAGGGCCGGCTGGTCACCTGCGAGCAGGGAAACCGACGGGTAACCCGCACCGAGCACGACGGAACGATCACCGTGCTGGCAGACCGCTACACCGGCAGGCGGCTCAACAGCCCCAACGACGTAGTGGTCCGGGCCGACGGCACGATCTGGTTCACCGACCCGAGCTACGGCATCAACAGCGACTACGAGGGCAACAGGGCCGAGCCCGAGTTCGGTGGCGCGTGCTATGTGT comes from Salinispora tropica CNB-440 and encodes:
- a CDS encoding SMP-30/gluconolactonase/LRE family protein, with protein sequence MPDTVPAEFRLLDERFRDLDGDFVLEVLHGDARKSEGPAYFAAGRYLLWSDIPNDRLLRWDEITGAVGVFRQPSGYANGNTVDRQGRLVTCEQGNRRVTRTEHDGTITVLADRYTGRRLNSPNDVVVRADGTIWFTDPSYGINSDYEGNRAEPEFGGACYVFRLDPSTGDLRVVADDFFRPNGLAFSPDEQQLFIVDTRQEPSHIRVFDVAADGTLSGGKIFAECDYGRFDGLRIDDAGRVWAAAWDGVHCFDPDGSLIGKLLLPEPVANLTFGGPKRNQLYITAGQSVYALRVTFNGARYPESSAR
- a CDS encoding Lrp/AsnC family transcriptional regulator, translating into MLDDIDRVLVTRLQHDATQSYATLGAAVDLSAGSAHERVRKLRERGVIRRTTVDVDPAAVGRGVLAYVMLGADEWMGDAATRDALAAIPEIQEAHITAGTASVLVKVRTATTEDLQALLRRLFAIDGVTSTQTIVVLESFFERPISVDPTR